The following are encoded in a window of Strigops habroptila isolate Jane chromosome 9, bStrHab1.2.pri, whole genome shotgun sequence genomic DNA:
- the LOC115612910 gene encoding adrenodoxin-like gives MIAPGISALMRPLLSGLNASKVRFIHLCGVTEQHRTPAKQGSERGFSSTQKLPDAPGDSSSADQVTVHFINRDGERLTATAKEGQSLLEVVVNQNLAIDGFGACEGTLACSTCHLIFEKDTFQKLDAISDEELDMLDLAYGLTETSRLGCQVCIKKSMDGLTVRVPMDVSDMRRQLEVGKQSKQ, from the exons ATGATAGCTCCAGGTATCTCAGCACTCATGCGACCCTTGTTAAGTGGACTGAATGCGAGCAAGGTTCGCTTTATTCATCTCTGTGGGGTGACTGAGCAGCATCGCACACCAGCTAAGCAGGGCTCGGAAAGAGGCTTCAGCTCCACACAGAAGCTCCCCGATGCCCCTGGGGATTCGAG CTCTGCAGACCAGGTGACAGTGCATTTTATAAATCGGGATGGAGAGCGACTTACGGCCACAGCCAAAGAAGGGCAGAGTTTGCTGGAAGTGGTGGTCAATCAAAACTTGGCCATTGATGGATTTG GTGCATGTGAAGGGACATTAGCCTGCTCCACTTGCCACCTCATCTTTGAGAAGGACACCTTCCAAAAGCTGGATGCCATCTCAGACGAAGAGCTGGACATGCTGGACTTGGCGTATGGGCTCACAGAGAC atCTCGACTTGGCTGCCAGGTGTGCATTAAGAAGTCGATGGATGGTCTGACAGTGCGGGTCCCCATGGATGTATCAGACATGAGGAGGCAGCTGGAGgttggaaagcaaagcaaacagtaa